Proteins encoded in a region of the Mucilaginibacter sabulilitoris genome:
- a CDS encoding 3-keto-disaccharide hydrolase, which produces MIAAGFMSISLQVNAQAKATAVSNITNKDGWKPDEGFESLFDGTTLTGWCYRGTNGEVTEKFDGKAKSSDGRYSTANGILTVNYPVGVERKVQQSWTLREFPKNFILKIEFRASKNADSGIFLRKQQLQCRDYLIAGPYKDLKNYKPQDWNTIIVTVKDNVAHCECNGEVLEDALVLPSTGPMGLEGDRGQMEYRHIQIKEL; this is translated from the coding sequence ATGATCGCAGCTGGATTCATGTCAATTAGTCTACAGGTAAATGCTCAGGCAAAGGCGACGGCAGTTAGCAATATTACTAACAAAGACGGTTGGAAACCTGACGAAGGCTTCGAAAGCCTTTTTGATGGAACAACACTTACAGGCTGGTGTTACCGGGGCACAAATGGTGAAGTAACCGAGAAGTTTGATGGAAAAGCCAAGTCGTCTGATGGACGTTATTCAACCGCGAATGGGATCCTCACAGTAAACTACCCGGTGGGGGTAGAACGGAAAGTACAGCAGTCCTGGACGCTGCGGGAGTTTCCCAAAAACTTTATTCTGAAGATAGAATTCCGCGCTTCAAAAAATGCGGATAGTGGCATATTCTTGCGTAAGCAGCAGCTCCAATGCCGTGATTATCTTATAGCTGGTCCCTATAAGGATTTGAAAAATTATAAGCCACAAGACTGGAACACTATTATCGTAACTGTGAAAGACAACGTAGCTCACTGTGAGTGCAACGGTGAAGTACTGGAGGATGCTTTGGTATTGCCTTCAACCGGCCCCATGGGATTGGAAGGTGATCGCGGACAGATGGAATACCGTCATATCCAAATAAAAGAGTTATAA
- a CDS encoding DUF2652 domain-containing protein, producing MAETNATILIPDISGFTEFMTTTELSHSSRAIHMLIDAMLNAIGEEYEVSEIEGDAVLLIKKGPAPSKKEILGICLKIFNAFHSQRMWMQQYTICPCGACKAIINLTLKFIVHYGPLVELKVGRFVKQSGMEMIVAHRLLKNSIDSHEYLLMSEKLLKQVNDSTETADMVWGNAFEEYASIGKVGYHFALLNEARKNVPAPQAPQSYYRKDSTPYLQTTIAANFLDVYMVIMNIPGRAEWMPGLQKVEQDMPDICIGSLHHCLFENHQSTISPLLMISSDEEINYAESCRIEEMNISLVYEFVFKKVDEKSCHFSVRFMNAAELPIPEETRGILLENMQRMAEKLKLFCEK from the coding sequence ATGGCCGAAACTAACGCAACAATCCTGATTCCGGATATCAGTGGGTTTACAGAGTTCATGACTACTACTGAACTGAGTCATTCTTCACGTGCCATTCATATGCTCATTGATGCTATGTTAAACGCTATTGGAGAAGAGTATGAAGTTTCAGAAATTGAAGGTGATGCTGTTTTATTGATCAAAAAAGGGCCGGCACCTTCTAAGAAGGAAATATTAGGTATTTGCCTTAAAATTTTTAATGCTTTCCATTCGCAGCGCATGTGGATGCAGCAATATACTATATGTCCTTGTGGAGCTTGTAAAGCTATTATAAATCTCACGTTGAAATTTATAGTACATTATGGACCGTTAGTAGAATTAAAAGTAGGGCGCTTTGTAAAGCAATCTGGCATGGAAATGATTGTTGCGCACAGGTTGCTTAAAAATAGTATTGATAGCCACGAATACCTGCTCATGTCGGAGAAGCTATTGAAACAAGTTAATGATTCGACGGAAACGGCAGATATGGTGTGGGGGAACGCATTTGAAGAATATGCTTCTATTGGGAAAGTCGGGTACCATTTTGCGTTACTCAATGAAGCACGAAAAAATGTTCCGGCACCCCAGGCACCACAAAGTTATTACCGGAAGGATAGCACTCCTTATCTGCAAACAACAATAGCAGCTAATTTTCTTGATGTTTATATGGTGATAATGAATATTCCCGGCCGTGCAGAGTGGATGCCCGGTTTGCAAAAAGTTGAGCAAGACATGCCTGATATTTGTATTGGGAGCCTTCACCATTGTTTATTCGAGAATCATCAATCCACGATATCGCCATTACTAATGATATCGTCAGATGAAGAGATCAATTATGCGGAAAGCTGTCGGATAGAAGAAATGAATATTTCATTGGTTTATGAATTTGTTTTTAAAAAAGTAGATGAAAAATCCTGCCATTTTTCTGTTCGTTTTATGAATGCCGCAGAACTTCCCATACCTGAAGAAACGCGTGGTATTCTTTTAGAGAATATGCAGCGGATGGCTGAAAAACTTAAGCTGTTTTGTGAGAAATAA
- a CDS encoding glycoside hydrolase family 127 protein, protein MPLQARAQSSLQEFKLQQVTLLPSVFKNAQQTDMTYMLALDPDRLLAPYLREAGLIPKKKSYGNWENTGLDGHIGGHYLSALSNMYASTHNAELNRRLDYMLAQLKRCQDKTGSGYLGGIPGGTAMWKDIAAGKIEAEPFALNKKWVPLYNIHKLFAGLRDAYLIAGKTQAKEILVRLTDYIYDVSTKLTDEQIQTMLISEHGGLNEVFADVSVITGQDKYLTLARRFSHKAILNPLIQGQDELNGLHANMQIPKAVGFQRISEVGGDKDYGKAAEFFWETVVNNRTVVIGGNSVNEHFNPTGNFTKMITDVAGPETCNSYNMLKLTRHLFEKEGNVKYMDFYERVLYNHILSSQHPTHGGFVYYTSMRPRHYRVYSQPQEAMWCCVGSGMENHGKYAELIYSYHQKDLYVNLFIPSRLNWASKGFVLSQQTKFPDQETTQLLVEAVKPGAFTINIRYPHWVKPGALQIKINGAKVAVDTQPGTYVKLNRAWKKGDEIEVRLPMGLSTEALPDSSGYVAFLHGPIVLAAKTGTSDLDNLIGDSDQFGGFRARGKMYPLDSAPVLAANDPDLTKYLKPVNGKDQTFTAPDLISPASYKNLELIPFYKLHDARYMIYWHKGQLQASAK, encoded by the coding sequence ATGCCATTGCAAGCGAGGGCGCAATCTTCATTGCAGGAATTTAAACTGCAGCAGGTTACTTTATTACCCAGTGTGTTTAAAAACGCACAACAAACAGATATGACTTATATGCTTGCCTTAGATCCCGACCGTTTGCTCGCTCCCTATCTTAGAGAAGCTGGTTTAATACCAAAGAAGAAAAGTTATGGCAACTGGGAAAATACAGGTTTGGACGGTCATATTGGAGGGCATTACCTGTCAGCATTATCCAACATGTACGCTTCTACCCATAATGCGGAGTTAAACAGACGTCTGGATTATATGCTGGCGCAACTGAAACGTTGCCAGGATAAAACGGGAAGCGGTTATTTAGGCGGCATACCGGGCGGAACAGCGATGTGGAAGGATATCGCTGCAGGCAAAATTGAAGCTGAACCTTTTGCTCTGAACAAAAAATGGGTACCGCTTTATAATATTCACAAGCTTTTTGCCGGTTTAAGAGACGCGTATCTGATTGCCGGAAAAACACAGGCAAAAGAAATACTGGTACGATTAACAGACTATATTTATGATGTTTCCACCAAATTGACCGACGAACAGATACAAACTATGCTTATTTCGGAGCATGGCGGATTGAACGAGGTATTTGCGGATGTGTCAGTGATAACCGGTCAAGATAAATACCTTACTCTGGCGCGTCGGTTTTCGCATAAAGCGATTTTAAACCCATTAATACAAGGACAAGATGAACTAAACGGGCTGCATGCCAACATGCAGATACCCAAGGCGGTTGGTTTTCAACGCATATCAGAAGTTGGAGGCGATAAAGATTATGGTAAGGCTGCTGAATTTTTTTGGGAAACCGTGGTAAATAACCGTACGGTAGTAATTGGTGGCAACAGTGTAAATGAGCATTTTAACCCAACCGGTAATTTTACTAAGATGATTACCGACGTTGCAGGCCCCGAAACCTGTAATTCGTATAATATGCTTAAGCTAACCCGCCACCTTTTTGAAAAAGAGGGCAACGTGAAGTACATGGATTTTTACGAGCGTGTTTTATATAATCATATATTATCAAGTCAGCACCCTACACATGGTGGATTCGTGTATTACACTTCTATGCGCCCACGTCATTACCGTGTTTATTCGCAACCACAGGAAGCCATGTGGTGCTGCGTTGGATCGGGCATGGAAAATCATGGTAAATATGCCGAGCTTATTTACAGCTATCACCAAAAAGATCTATACGTGAATTTGTTTATCCCCTCTCGCCTCAATTGGGCATCAAAGGGATTCGTCCTTTCGCAGCAAACCAAGTTTCCGGATCAGGAAACTACCCAGCTTTTAGTTGAAGCAGTAAAGCCTGGTGCGTTTACGATAAACATTCGTTACCCGCATTGGGTGAAACCTGGCGCGTTGCAAATAAAAATAAATGGGGCTAAAGTGGCTGTTGACACACAACCAGGCACCTATGTAAAATTAAACCGGGCATGGAAAAAGGGCGATGAAATAGAAGTGCGTTTACCAATGGGTTTAAGTACGGAAGCACTGCCCGATAGCTCAGGTTATGTGGCATTTTTGCACGGTCCTATTGTATTGGCAGCAAAGACCGGCACGTCAGACCTGGATAATTTAATTGGAGACTCGGATCAATTTGGTGGCTTTCGTGCCAGAGGGAAAATGTATCCTTTAGATTCGGCACCGGTATTAGCCGCTAATGACCCTGATCTTACCAAATACCTGAAACCAGTAAACGGAAAAGATCAAACCTTTACAGCTCCGGACTTGATCAGTCCTGCCAGTTACAAAAACCTGGAATTGATTCCTTTTTATAAGTTACATGATGCCCGGTACATGATTTACTGGCATAAAGGGCAATTGCAGGCTTCTGCAAAATAG